The Vicia villosa cultivar HV-30 ecotype Madison, WI linkage group LG1, Vvil1.0, whole genome shotgun sequence genome includes a region encoding these proteins:
- the LOC131632174 gene encoding scopoletin glucosyltransferase-like, which produces MNMEGEEKPLKIYFIPYLAPGHIIPLCDIATLFASRRQHVTIITTPSNAQILRKSIPLNQHLRLHTVPFPSQELGLPDGVESLSSATNTDKLVKIYQVTTLLQPPIQQFVEQNPPDCIVADFLFPWVDELANKLQIPRFAFNGFSLFAICAIESVKANSLYESSCYVIPDLPHSISMNATPPKVMSELLEALLETVFKSNGIIVNSFAELDGEDYIKHYEETTGHKAWHLGPASLIRRTLQEKSERGEQSVVNMHECLSWLDSKRVNSVLYICFGSVCHFEDKQLYEISCAVEASGHEFVWVVPEKKGKEDESEEEKEKWLPKGFEERMIAKKKGLIIKGWAPQVMILNHHAVGAFLTHCGWNSTVEAVSAGVPMITWPVHGEQFYNEKLITQVQGIGVEVGAAEWRMMGFGEREKIVSRESIEKAVRRLMDGGDEAEKIRQSALEFGDKAKMAVQEGGSSHMNLTVLIDELLQLRDRKFLE; this is translated from the coding sequence ATGAATATGGAAGGAGAAGAGAAACCCCTTAAAATCTACTTCATACCTTACTTAGCACCTGGTCATATAATCCCTCTATGCGATATAGCAACTCTCTTCGCTTCACGCCGTCAACATGTCACCATCATAACCACACCTTCCAACGCTCAAATCCTTCGTAAATCCATCCCTTTAAACCAACACCTCCGTCTTCACACCGTTCCATTTCCTTCCCAGGAACTTGGCCTCCCTGACGGCGTTGAAAGCCTCTCCTCCGCCACTAACACTGATAAACTCGTTAAAATCTACCAAGTCACCACTCTTCTCCAACCACCTATCCAACAGTTTGTCGAGCAGAACCCACCTGATTGCATCGTCGCGGATTTCTTGTTTCCGTGGGTTGATGAGCTTGCAAACAAGCTTCAAATTCCTAGATTCGCTTTCAACGGTTTCTCACTCTTTGCTATATGTGCCATTGAATCTGTTAAAGCAAACTCTCTTTATGAATCTTCATGTTATGTAATTCCTGACCTTCCTCATTCTATCTCCATGAACGCAACACCGCCGAAGGTAATGAGTGAACTGTTGGAAGCGCTTTTGGAAACGGTGTTCAAAAGTAATGGAATCATTGTGAACAGTTTCGCTGAACTTGACGGTGAAGACTACATCAAACACTACGAGGAAACCACAGGTCACAAAGCTTGGCATCTTGGTCCAGCTTCTCTTATTCGTAGAACACTTCAAGAGAAATCAGAGAGAGGAGAACAGAGCGTGGTGAACATGCATGAGTGCTTGAGTTGGCTCGACTCAAAGCGAGTTAACTCGGTGTTGTATATATGCTTCGGAAGTGTGTGCCATTTTGAAGATAAACAGCTTTACGAAATTTCGTGTGCTGTAGAAGCATCAGGTCACGAATTCGTATGGGTTGTTCCAGAGAAGAAAGGGAAGGAAGATGAgagtgaagaagagaaagaaaagtgGTTGCCGAAGGGATTTGAAGAGAGAATGATTGCGAAGAAGAAGGGTTTGATTATTAAGGGGTGGGCACCGCAGGTTATGATTCTGAACCACCATGCTGTGGGTGCGTTTTTGACGCATTGTGGGTGGAATTCAACCGTGGAGGCTGTTAGTGCGGGGGTTCCGATGATAACATGGCCGGTTCATGGTGAGCAATTCTACAATGAGAAGTTGATAACGCAGGTGCAGGGGATTGGGGTGGAGGTGGGTGCAGCTGAGTGGAGGATGATGGGGTTTGGGGAAAGAGAAAAGATTGTGAGTAGAGAGAGTATTGAGAAGGCTGTGAGGAGGTTAATGGATGGTGGTGATGAAGCTGAGAAAATCAGACAGAGTGCTCTAGAGTTTGGGGATAAGGCCAAAATGGCAGTTCAGGAAGGTGGCTCATCTCACATGAATTTAACTGTCTTGATTGATGAACTTCTACAATTGAGGGACCGCAAGTTTCTAGAGTAA